In the Triticum aestivum cultivar Chinese Spring unplaced genomic scaffold, IWGSC CS RefSeq v2.1 scaffold24995, whole genome shotgun sequence genome, TAACTTAGTCATAAAaatacatgtactccctctgttcattttTGTAAGACCTTTTAGACATTTAAGACAGCAACTAAAATAGTTTAATTTCAGCTGTtctaaacgacttacaaaagtgaacagatgGAGTAGCATTTATAGGAGTTAGCCGTGCAAATTTTCTTGCTTTATATATATAGCACATTTGATGTAATATCTAGAACAGTTATTTAATAGAATGAGAAGTTATGTGTTTTGTCGTTCTCCTATGAAAATATAAGGGCATCTAAAGCCGGACTTGGCAAATttggcccctcaaacgcccgcggacgtgACCGGGCGCATCCAGACTGGCCCTCATATTTCCTTCCGGATATCCACATATCTCAAATCCGGAATCTCAATCATGCAAATACATGCACGTCGATCATGCAATACAATGTCGCACGTAGATAGCAATTAATTGTTGGTATCAAGCATAGATAGCGTTCACATAAAATTTATTTTAGGTGCCAAACTCAAGCATTGCCTCCTTGGTTGCCATTGTGGATTCACatgtgctccacaagatcattgagtagttgCGTGTGCACCTGCTAATCTCGAAGATTCTGTTGCATCTGCAGTAAGTTCATAAGCTGAGCCATATCTTGATTTTCCGGGATTTCAACTTGTTATTCGGGTGCTTCGAAATCATGGGTTTGGGTTACACCATCACCCccatcctcgacaatcatattgtgcatAATAACACAACATATCATCAGCTGccacaaagtttctgattcccacatcattgcagcgctccgcacaattccccaacgaggctgaagcacaccaaatgccctctccacgtccttcctagccgcttcctgcattgttgcaaagtggcgGAGCCAGAGAGTTGCCGACCGTACCACGGTAGTGTCCGGGCCGGCAATGACGTCCCCCGCGGCGAGGACGGGAGGGTTCTTTCGGAGCTGGCGGCGAAGAGCCTGGGAATGGCTGCGGAGCGGCCGTGGCGGCGGAGCGCAAGACGGACggtgcggaggaggaagaagagaggagatagCAAATGGATCCGGCTGGTCTTCGGGGTGGATTTGGTGCACTTTGGGGTGGGGTCGGACTTTCGGGTCCGACGTGGCTGACGTGCCCGGGCGCCCCATATCCGCCccgtatttgggctggatatggggggcgCCAGTCAGCCCGGGCGTTTAAGGGCCGTTTGATGGGTCCATGTGGGTTAAAAATTTCATGGCCGGACAATGAACAGGCGGCCCGCACGGACGTATGAGGCGGGTTTAAGAGGTCCGGCTGTAGATGGCGTAAACCAAACTTGAAATCCAACCACACATCGGCCAAACTATATGCGAAACTGCACGCTGATCCGGTCAATTTCGATTAGGCAGCAACGTACTCCAGCTCTGTGCGTGTGCGACGGTGTGGATAGAGCACTTTGCCGCACCATCCGGCAAACAAGAAAAACCTTGGAGAAGTAGGAGAAGAGTATACAGAGTGACGAGAACAACCACCGTCGTCGGATACAAACATCCATGGACTCCCATTCAATACGTACGTTCGACTTCGGCGTTTGAACGCGGATCCATGGACGAAAAGTATGGAATCCGCTCGTATGCCCCGTCTTGCTCGCCATGCCCGCTCCTATAAATAGAAGCGCCGGCAGCATGGTTGCTACGTGCTTAGTAGCTCGTAAACCATTGCATTGCAAGAAGAAGCAAGCAACTAATTATATAGCTTAGCTTAATGGCGTCGACTCACAGCTCGCGCCGCCTCGACGGCACACTGTTTGCGCTTCTGCTCGTGCTTGCGGCCGCCACCGCCTTTGTCAGTGCTGCCGCGGCGCGAGGGGACGCGCTGGCCGCCCGGCACGAGCGGTGGATGGCCAAGTTCGGGCGCGAGTACACGGACGCTGCCGAGAAATTACGCTGGCTGGAGGTGTTCGCGGCCAACGCGCGGCACGTCGAGGCTGTCAATCGAGCGGGCAACCGGACATACACGCTCGGCCTCAATCAGTTCTCGGACCTCACCAGCGAAGAGTTCGCGGAGAAGCACCTCGGGTACCGCCACCAGCACGGCGTGGACAGCACGCCGGTGGCCGCGGTGAACATGTCCAATGCTCAGTTCGACTCCACGCCGGACAGCGTGGACTGGAGGGCCGCGGGTGCCGTCACCCAAGTCAAGAACCAAGGCTCATGCGGTAAGAATCTACAGCtcctgcaatgcatgcatgcatatattaaTTTAATGTAACGCCGTGGCATAAGCCAAAGTTCCCAAATGAATATACACGTACAGGTTGTTGCTGGGCGTTCGCGGCGGTAGCGGCGACGGAGGGGCTCGTAAAGATAGCCACTGGCAACCTCATCTccatgtcagagcagcaggtgctGGACTGCACGGGCGGCGCCAACTCCTGCAACGGCGGCGACATCAATGCCGCCCTAAGCTACGTCGCCTCGAGCGGCGGCCTTCAGCCAGAGGAATCCTACGCGTATACCGGCCAGCAGGGCGCGTGCCGCAGCAGCAGCGCCAGCCCAAACTCGGCCGCCTCCATCGGCGCCCCCCGAATGGTAGAACTGCACGGCGACGAAGGCACCTTGCAGGAGCTCGCGGCCAGACTGCCGGTGGCCGTGCCCGTGGAGGCTGACCGTGACTTCCAGCACTATATGAGGGGCGTGTACACCGGCAGCTCGTCGTGTGGACAGAACCTGAACCACGGCGTGACGGTGGTGGGCTACGGGACGGACAGCGGCGGGCAGGCGTACTGGATGGTGAAGAACCAGTGAGGGACGGGGTGGGGCGAGGGGGGCTACATGCGCCTCACGCGCGGGAACGGCGGCAACTGCGGCATGGCCACCTACGCCTACTACCCGACCATGGACGGCTCTTAAACACCACTACTACTGTACATCAGTCGGTCCATGCATCATCGAGTACTATAGTTTATCAGCACCATGCAGTATATACGGATTTACTTTCTGAATAAAGCATGGATCCTTGTAAAAAAGATCCATTTGCCTATGTAATACCACAAATTTGTAAGCTTGTACTATATGAAAATAAACATTTGTACTACATCAGTCCATCCAGCATCGAGTATTGGTTTATCAGCTAGCTACACTATGATGTATATGTGGATTTCGAATCTTTTTGGAAAAGAAGTGGATTTTGAATAATGAACATTGAACGCATGCATGGATCCTCGTACGAAAGATGCATTCGCCTACGTAATAGTATGAACTTGGAAGAATCTCTATGAAAATAAAATTTTCTGATTCAATCGAACACACATTCTTAATGTTCTTCCCATGTCCCGCCTTTTCGTCTTTTTTCAGGCACGTTCTTCTTCCTCTCACGACCCAACACAAATCTTCATTATCTATATTCTTGTCCTTTTACTTCATTACAGGAGCCATATTTTTTTATCAAAAACAGTAGGATATGCTACCTTAAAATATTATCATCTATAACACTAAACTCCCTAATTTTATAGAGCCCACATTCAATTAAGGTCTGCAATTAGAATTGGGTCATCCGATTTTGACCAGGTCAACAATTTCTCAGAACTATCTCATTCGATTCTTTAATACTATACACTATCTTTTCTAATTTTAAGACATCATAATTAATTGAGGTCTTTCATTTTGAATTGGGTCTaccgattttgaccgggtcaacaatttaTCGGAGAGCTCTCCTATTCAATTCTTAAATCACTATGTTCCCTAATTTTGAAGTTCTTTCATttaattgaggtattcaatttcaGACTTGGTTTACAATTTTGACAGGGTCAACGATTATTTAGATCAATCATCAGCAACCTGCATATAAAAACATATCAACCCCGTGCACCCTCCCACCATCTAGAAAAAAGAGGCGCCACTATGTGATAATGTAGCCCCAATATAGTACATGAAACCACCTGATG is a window encoding:
- the LOC123175189 gene encoding senescence-specific cysteine protease SAG39-like, producing MASTHSSRRLDGTLFALLLVLAAATAFVSAAAARGDALAARHERWMAKFGREYTDAAEKLRWLEVFAANARHVEAVNRAGNRTYTLGLNQFSDLTSEEFAEKHLGYRHQHGVDSTPVAAVNMSNAQFDSTPDSVDWRAAGAVTQVKNQGSCGCCWAFAAVAATEGLVKIATGNLISMSEQQVLDCTGGANSCNGGDINAALSYVASSGGLQPEESYAYTGQQGACRSSSASPNSAASIGAPRMVELHGDEGTLQELAARLPVAVPVEADRDFQHYMRGVYTGSSSCGQNLNHGVTVVGYGTDSGGQAYWMVKNQ